In Flavobacterium sp. CS20, a single window of DNA contains:
- a CDS encoding regulatory protein RecX: MKEPTKSYTVKEAFQALCKYCVYQDRCHQEVEQKLIKMNMIPDARAQIISDLIQHDFLNEERFAMNYALGKFNQKGWGKIRIRQELKRRNISDYLLNKALNQIEDKTYLNTLNELAQKKFNQLGKDTSWKSKTKLKNYLIYKGYETNLVFETINRLTKF, translated from the coding sequence ATGAAAGAACCAACAAAATCATACACTGTAAAAGAAGCATTTCAAGCTTTGTGCAAATACTGCGTTTATCAAGACAGGTGTCATCAAGAAGTGGAGCAAAAACTCATCAAGATGAACATGATTCCTGATGCCAGAGCACAAATTATTTCAGATTTAATTCAACACGATTTCTTAAATGAAGAACGCTTTGCTATGAATTACGCTTTAGGAAAATTCAATCAAAAAGGTTGGGGAAAAATCAGGATACGACAAGAACTCAAAAGGCGAAATATTTCAGACTATTTGCTCAACAAAGCTTTAAACCAAATAGAAGACAAAACGTATCTCAACACCCTAAACGAATTAGCACAAAAAAAATTTAATCAACTCGGTAAAGATACCAGTTGGAAAAGCAAAACAAAACTCAAAAACTACTTGATTTACAAAGGTTACGAAACAAATTTAGTCTTTGAAACCATTAACCGTTTAACAAAATTTTAA
- a CDS encoding CD225/dispanin family protein, translated as MEETNQVQQPKPNNHMVMAIISTILPLITCTFYGIIPGIVSIVFASQVNSKYNNKDFESAQKNSKYAKIAWIIAIIITIITLAYYAYMFTVHGEEFMEVFKREMEKHQSMQ; from the coding sequence ATGGAAGAGACCAATCAAGTTCAACAGCCAAAGCCTAATAATCATATGGTGATGGCGATTATATCTACCATTTTACCGCTCATCACTTGCACTTTTTACGGCATAATCCCTGGAATTGTCAGTATTGTATTTGCTTCTCAAGTCAACTCTAAATACAATAACAAAGATTTTGAAAGTGCCCAAAAAAATTCTAAATATGCAAAAATAGCTTGGATTATTGCTATAATAATTACGATTATTACCTTAGCTTACTACGCCTATATGTTTACAGTCCATGGTGAAGAATTTATGGAAGTATTCAAAAGAGAAATGGAAAAACACCAAAGTATGCAGTAA
- a CDS encoding PH domain-containing protein, whose amino-acid sequence MGIFSSLIGNAGSVEKVKLEKDYGQLLTDNEQIEIGFKLIRDTFIFTNKRLILINKQGITGKKIEILSVTYKSVSRFSIETAGNFDLDAELKIWVSSELKPSIEKKFNKSVNVYDVQKVLAKYVLK is encoded by the coding sequence ATGGGCATATTTTCTTCACTTATAGGTAATGCAGGATCAGTTGAAAAGGTCAAATTAGAAAAAGATTATGGACAACTTTTAACAGATAATGAGCAAATAGAAATTGGTTTTAAACTGATTAGAGATACTTTTATATTCACAAACAAAAGATTGATCCTTATCAACAAACAAGGCATTACAGGTAAAAAAATTGAAATTTTGTCTGTAACCTATAAAAGTGTTTCAAGATTTAGTATAGAAACAGCAGGCAATTTTGATTTAGATGCTGAATTAAAGATATGGGTCTCAAGTGAATTAAAACCCAGCATAGAAAAAAAGTTTAACAAAAGCGTTAATGTATATGATGTTCAAAAGGTTCTTGCTAAGTATGTATTAAAATAA
- a CDS encoding DUF805 domain-containing protein yields the protein MNWYVKVLKQYADFSGRARRKEYWMFFLFNMIFATIAVLIDNLIGTASPELGYGVFYGIYILGILIPSIAVGARRLHDIGKSGWMLLVGLIPIIGTIWLLVLFVTDSQQGSNKWGNNPKELSA from the coding sequence ATGAATTGGTATGTAAAAGTTTTAAAACAGTATGCTGATTTCAGCGGAAGAGCAAGAAGAAAAGAGTATTGGATGTTTTTCTTATTCAATATGATATTTGCAACAATAGCAGTTTTAATAGACAACTTAATTGGGACAGCTAGTCCAGAGCTAGGATACGGGGTTTTCTACGGAATTTACATCCTTGGCATTTTAATTCCTAGTATAGCAGTTGGTGCGAGAAGACTACACGACATTGGTAAAAGCGGATGGATGTTATTAGTTGGTTTGATTCCTATAATTGGGACAATTTGGCTTTTGGTTTTATTTGTAACAGACAGTCAACAAGGTTCAAACAAATGGGGTAATAATCCGAAAGAATTATCAGCCTAA
- a CDS encoding CD225/dispanin family protein: MENKPKPPQNYLALSIISTLFCCQIFGIIAIIYASQVNSKYIAGDYQGAQSASNNAKIWSFLSVGIGLLMIILFFIFYGTIALTALSEAEF, encoded by the coding sequence ATGGAAAACAAACCTAAACCACCACAAAATTATTTAGCTCTATCTATAATTTCAACTCTATTTTGTTGTCAAATTTTTGGAATCATCGCTATCATATATGCTTCTCAAGTCAATTCAAAATATATTGCAGGAGATTATCAAGGAGCACAAAGCGCTTCAAATAATGCTAAAATATGGAGTTTTTTATCTGTGGGTATTGGATTACTTATGATTATTTTATTTTTTATATTTTACGGTACTATTGCATTAACAGCTCTCTCTGAAGCGGAATTTTAA
- a CDS encoding DUF2752 domain-containing protein, with protein MNLTKPIKILMISVGILVGLFLLWLYYNINPSGQSFIPQCPFHSITGLHCPGCGSQRALHDFLHGRILEGFQHNFLIGLGLLVMLYKIFLWIQSYFYPKKTKNLLYNPKTAWIILILVIGFWILRNIPVFPFNILAP; from the coding sequence ATGAACCTAACCAAACCCATTAAAATATTGATGATTTCCGTCGGTATTTTAGTGGGTTTGTTCTTATTATGGCTATATTATAATATCAATCCAAGTGGACAATCATTTATACCGCAATGCCCGTTTCATAGCATTACAGGATTGCATTGTCCTGGCTGTGGCAGTCAACGGGCTTTACACGATTTTCTTCACGGTAGAATTCTTGAGGGTTTTCAACACAACTTCCTGATTGGCTTAGGTTTGTTGGTGATGCTTTATAAAATCTTTTTATGGATTCAATCTTATTTTTATCCTAAAAAGACCAAAAATTTACTTTACAATCCAAAAACAGCTTGGATTATTCTTATCTTGGTTATAGGCTTTTGGATCTTGCGAAATATTCCTGTTTTTCCTTTTAATATTTTAGCACCCTAA
- a CDS encoding aminoacyl-histidine dipeptidase, with protein sequence MKTMLQNIEPKIIWKHFSQLNAVPRPSKKEERVIQFMMDFGQDLGLETLKDKAGNVIIKKPATKGHENKKAVVLQSHLDMVHQKNEDTDFDFSTQGIEMYVDGDWVKAKGTTLGADNGLGVAAIMSILASDDIEHPALEALFTIDEETGMTGAKNLDPNILNGEILLNLDTEEDDEIGIGCAGGVDITATRFYIEESIPDNTSAFQIVVKGLQGGHSGMDIIKGLANANKILTRLLFHTHKNYNMRLSTFVGGGLRNAIPRESKATFVILNQDVDALKTSFQNLVKDIQSEYQSLEPQMSIQLESCDKPKSVLSSDVQDLIIKSLQTAHNGVYRMSPDIEGLVETSNNLAKVHIEKGKIEISCLTRSSVDSGKWDLAHSLESAFDLAGCQVKFSGDYPGWTPNPNSEILKVIDKLYQKQFGNKANIATCHAGLECGILGSHYPEMDMVSFGPTIKGAHSPDERASISSTQKFWAFLKDILKNIPEKS encoded by the coding sequence ATTAAAACCATGTTACAAAATATAGAACCAAAAATTATTTGGAAACATTTTAGTCAACTCAATGCCGTTCCTCGACCGTCTAAAAAAGAAGAACGCGTCATTCAATTTATGATGGATTTTGGTCAAGATTTGGGCTTAGAAACCTTAAAAGACAAGGCTGGAAACGTTATTATCAAAAAGCCAGCAACAAAAGGTCATGAAAATAAAAAAGCTGTTGTTCTTCAGTCACATCTCGATATGGTGCATCAAAAAAATGAAGATACTGACTTTGACTTTAGCACACAAGGCATTGAAATGTATGTCGATGGCGATTGGGTCAAAGCCAAAGGCACAACACTTGGGGCTGACAATGGTCTTGGCGTAGCCGCTATTATGTCCATTCTTGCTTCAGACGACATTGAACATCCAGCACTTGAAGCCCTATTTACCATAGATGAAGAAACGGGAATGACAGGTGCTAAAAATCTTGACCCTAATATATTAAACGGCGAAATTTTACTCAACCTCGATACTGAAGAAGATGACGAAATTGGCATTGGTTGTGCAGGTGGCGTGGATATCACGGCTACACGATTTTATATAGAAGAATCTATTCCTGACAACACTTCTGCTTTTCAAATTGTTGTCAAAGGCTTGCAAGGTGGACATTCTGGTATGGATATTATCAAAGGTTTAGCTAATGCTAATAAGATTTTAACACGTTTATTATTTCATACCCATAAAAATTATAATATGCGTTTATCAACTTTTGTTGGTGGTGGTTTACGCAATGCTATTCCTCGTGAAAGCAAAGCCACATTTGTGATTTTAAACCAGGATGTTGACGCCTTAAAAACTTCGTTTCAAAACTTGGTCAAAGACATTCAATCAGAATATCAATCGCTTGAGCCGCAAATGTCAATTCAGCTTGAAAGTTGTGATAAACCAAAATCCGTTTTGAGTAGCGATGTGCAAGACTTGATCATCAAATCACTACAAACGGCTCATAATGGCGTTTACAGAATGAGCCCAGATATTGAGGGATTAGTTGAAACTTCTAATAATCTTGCTAAAGTTCATATTGAAAAAGGAAAGATAGAAATTTCTTGTCTCACCCGTTCTTCTGTTGATTCTGGCAAATGGGATTTGGCACACAGCCTTGAAAGTGCATTTGATTTGGCAGGTTGTCAAGTGAAGTTTTCTGGAGATTATCCAGGTTGGACACCAAACCCAAATTCTGAAATTTTGAAAGTCATTGATAAATTATACCAAAAACAATTTGGCAACAAAGCCAATATTGCGACTTGCCACGCAGGTTTAGAATGTGGTATTCTGGGAAGTCATTATCCTGAAATGGATATGGTATCTTTTGGACCAACCATCAAAGGTGCACATTCGCCAGATGAACGTGCCAGCATTTCATCAACACAAAAGTTTTGGGCATTTTTAAAAGATATTCTTAAAAATATTCCTGAGAAGAGTTGA
- a CDS encoding exodeoxyribonuclease III encodes MTILSYNVNGIRAAMRKGLTNWLKTTDADIVCFQETKAKGKQIEEEAFKQLGYEYCYWFSAQKKGYSGVGIISKVKPQHVEMGCGIDYMDNEGRILRVDFENFSLMSLYLPSGTNDARLNLKFDFMADFYNYIDKLKAEKPNLVICGDYNICHEPIDIHDPVRLKTVSGFLPEERDWLSQFLNNGFIDSFRFKNPEVEQYSWWSYRANARTNNKGWRLDYHLVSEPLKQNIKRAVILSEAKHSDHCPVLLQLEF; translated from the coding sequence ATGACAATTTTATCTTACAACGTCAATGGTATTCGTGCAGCTATGCGAAAAGGTTTGACTAATTGGCTAAAAACTACTGATGCTGATATCGTTTGTTTTCAGGAAACCAAGGCAAAAGGAAAACAAATTGAAGAAGAAGCGTTTAAACAGTTAGGCTATGAATATTGCTATTGGTTTTCTGCTCAAAAAAAAGGCTATAGTGGTGTTGGCATTATTTCAAAAGTAAAACCTCAGCATGTTGAAATGGGCTGTGGTATTGATTATATGGACAATGAAGGGCGAATCTTAAGAGTTGATTTTGAGAATTTTTCTCTGATGAGTTTATATCTGCCTTCAGGAACCAACGACGCCAGACTTAATCTGAAATTTGATTTTATGGCTGATTTTTATAACTATATCGACAAGCTAAAAGCCGAAAAACCTAACTTAGTGATTTGTGGCGATTACAATATTTGTCATGAACCTATTGATATTCACGACCCGGTAAGACTTAAAACGGTATCAGGATTTTTGCCCGAAGAACGCGATTGGCTGAGTCAATTTTTAAATAATGGTTTTATCGACTCGTTTAGATTTAAAAATCCCGAAGTTGAGCAATATTCTTGGTGGAGTTATCGTGCCAACGCCAGAACAAATAACAAAGGTTGGCGATTGGATTACCATTTGGTTTCTGAACCCCTAAAACAAAACATCAAAAGAGCCGTTATATTATCAGAAGCAAAACACAGCGACCATTGTCCTGTTTTACTTCAATTGGAATTTTAA
- a CDS encoding OmpA family protein, with product MKTKYLLLLLSVGLLGACVPKKDFVNLQTRYDNLQSQNDLLTEKLKACQKSKSELTSDFEKSQNRLEALQKDYDALSDDYDKQSSKLKNLETSYEALEQNSSELLQANAKRNRDLLKQLEDKEKALAEEQKRLEQLQKDLGKRSYRIEQLENLIASKDAKLNNLKNKLSEALVDFEGRGLSVEQRDGKVYVSMENKLLFASGSWNVGTEGKKAIKELANVLAQNPDISVLIEGHTDNVPYGGNGPLKDNWDLSTKRATEVLKLLLKNNNINPKNLTAAGRGKYAPVASNETPAGKAKNRRIEVVLEPQLDQINKLLEE from the coding sequence ATGAAAACTAAATATTTGCTTTTACTTCTTTCAGTTGGTTTACTCGGGGCTTGCGTGCCTAAAAAAGATTTCGTCAACCTCCAAACCCGTTATGACAATTTGCAGTCACAAAACGACTTATTAACCGAAAAATTAAAAGCTTGCCAAAAAAGTAAAAGCGAATTGACTTCCGATTTTGAAAAAAGTCAGAATAGATTAGAAGCTTTGCAAAAGGATTATGATGCTTTATCTGATGACTACGATAAACAAAGTTCAAAACTCAAAAATCTTGAAACCTCTTATGAAGCTTTAGAACAAAACAGCAGTGAATTGCTTCAAGCTAACGCCAAACGAAATCGAGATTTACTCAAACAACTTGAAGATAAAGAAAAAGCCCTCGCCGAAGAGCAAAAACGGCTTGAACAACTGCAAAAAGACTTGGGCAAACGTTCCTACAGAATTGAGCAGTTAGAAAATTTAATTGCTTCAAAAGATGCCAAGCTCAACAATCTTAAAAACAAACTCAGCGAAGCTTTAGTCGATTTTGAAGGACGTGGTTTAAGTGTGGAGCAACGCGATGGCAAAGTTTATGTTTCTATGGAAAATAAGCTCCTTTTCGCTTCTGGAAGTTGGAATGTCGGAACAGAAGGTAAAAAGGCTATTAAGGAATTGGCTAATGTATTAGCTCAAAATCCTGATATTTCAGTGTTAATTGAAGGTCATACCGACAATGTGCCTTATGGCGGTAATGGACCGCTTAAAGACAATTGGGATTTATCGACAAAACGTGCTACAGAAGTTTTAAAACTTTTACTAAAAAACAACAACATCAATCCGAAAAATCTAACCGCTGCTGGTCGTGGCAAATATGCACCCGTCGCAAGCAACGAGACTCCAGCTGGAAAAGCCAAAAACCGAAGAATAGAAGTTGTTTTAGAACCACAACTCGACCAAATCAATAAGCTTCTGGAAGAGTAA
- the hemW gene encoding radical SAM family heme chaperone HemW — MASIYIHIPFCKQACHYCDFHFSTSLKHKDQLINAIGQELILRKEELKQPVENIYFGGGTPSLLSEQDLDSIFNTIYKHFKVDKHPEITLEANPDDISIQLLKTLKQQGINRLSLGVQSFFEKDLKQMNRAHNANEAKTSIKLMKDYFDNYSIDLIYGMPEMSLQNWQANLQTALDFDVPHLSCYALTVEPDTALQKFIEKKIIPPVDDEQSATHFDELYQTLTSRGYEHYEFSNFGKPGYFSQNNLAYWTGKAYLGVGPSAHSYNGYDKRFWNIKNNIKYIKAIEKGELPITSEHLSKTDRYNEYIMTRLRTQSGVDLDEIQSFFGLNYLDYLMLQAQPHLIENNIDIFDNKLKITSKAKFLSDGIVADLFKIEFEKT; from the coding sequence TTGGCCAGTATCTACATTCATATTCCGTTTTGCAAACAAGCCTGCCATTATTGTGATTTTCATTTTTCAACTTCACTTAAACATAAAGACCAACTCATCAATGCCATTGGTCAAGAATTAATACTTAGAAAAGAAGAATTAAAGCAACCTGTTGAAAATATATATTTTGGTGGTGGAACACCGAGTTTATTGTCCGAACAAGATTTAGACTCTATTTTTAATACGATTTACAAACATTTTAAAGTCGATAAGCATCCAGAAATTACCTTAGAAGCTAATCCCGATGACATTTCAATACAACTTTTAAAAACTTTAAAACAACAAGGTATCAACCGATTGAGTTTGGGCGTGCAATCTTTTTTTGAAAAAGACCTTAAACAGATGAATCGTGCTCATAATGCCAATGAAGCTAAAACAAGTATCAAATTGATGAAAGATTATTTTGACAACTATTCCATCGATTTGATTTACGGCATGCCAGAAATGAGTTTACAAAATTGGCAAGCAAACCTACAAACTGCTTTAGATTTTGATGTGCCACATTTATCTTGTTATGCCTTGACAGTTGAGCCTGACACCGCTTTACAAAAATTTATTGAAAAAAAAATCATTCCACCCGTAGATGATGAGCAATCAGCAACGCATTTTGATGAACTTTATCAAACCTTAACTTCTCGTGGCTACGAACATTACGAATTTTCAAATTTCGGAAAACCTGGTTATTTTTCACAAAATAATTTAGCTTATTGGACAGGCAAAGCTTATCTCGGAGTTGGTCCATCAGCTCACAGTTATAACGGTTACGACAAGCGATTTTGGAACATCAAAAACAACATTAAATACATCAAAGCTATTGAAAAAGGTGAATTACCTATCACTTCAGAACACTTGAGTAAGACCGACCGATATAACGAATACATCATGACGAGATTACGCACACAATCAGGTGTTGATTTAGATGAAATTCAATCTTTTTTTGGGCTAAATTATTTGGACTATTTAATGCTTCAAGCACAACCACATCTCATTGAAAATAATATAGATATTTTTGATAACAAACTCAAAATCACCTCAAAAGCCAAATTCCTTTCCGATGGCATTGTCGCAGATTTGTTTAAAATTGAATTTGAAAAAACTTAG
- a CDS encoding serine hydrolase, producing the protein MKYLMYLLFLISISTINGQEIKSSIYFPPNNSDDWTKTNFEAERWKVNLKDSLSNFLKQGNTRAFIVLKDGKILIEKYWGKNLRGRDFDKGSYWYWASAGKTLTACLVGIAQEQGFLNIENSTNQYLGSWTSMPKKQEDAIKIKHQLTMTTGLDYTVKNKNCIKPKCLTYKAKPGEQWYYHNAPYTLLSQVIENATGQKFNQFTRRHLASKIGMKGRWISFKENINLYLSTPRSATRLGLLILNQGVWNNQIILKDKTYFENMTTSSQTLNPSYGYLWWLNGKDKVILPTMSSSIQQSLVPSAPEDMISALGKNGQIIDVVPSKKLVIVRMGKKPDDGMLSLNFHEKFWNILNEMMPN; encoded by the coding sequence ATGAAATACCTAATGTATTTGCTATTTCTTATAAGCATTTCAACCATTAATGGTCAGGAGATAAAATCGTCGATCTATTTTCCTCCAAATAATTCTGATGATTGGACGAAAACAAATTTTGAAGCAGAAAGATGGAAAGTCAATTTAAAAGATAGTCTATCTAACTTTCTTAAACAAGGGAATACAAGAGCTTTTATAGTTTTAAAAGACGGTAAGATTTTAATAGAAAAATATTGGGGAAAAAATTTAAGAGGTCGCGATTTTGATAAAGGTTCTTATTGGTATTGGGCTTCAGCTGGTAAAACACTAACTGCCTGCTTAGTCGGTATAGCTCAAGAGCAAGGCTTTTTAAATATTGAAAACTCTACTAATCAATATTTAGGGTCATGGACATCAATGCCAAAGAAACAGGAAGATGCAATTAAGATCAAGCACCAATTAACAATGACTACGGGTCTTGATTATACAGTAAAAAATAAAAATTGTATAAAACCAAAATGTTTAACCTATAAAGCTAAACCTGGCGAGCAATGGTATTATCACAATGCACCTTATACTTTACTCAGTCAGGTTATAGAAAATGCTACTGGTCAAAAATTTAATCAATTTACCCGACGCCATTTAGCGTCCAAAATTGGGATGAAAGGCAGGTGGATATCATTTAAAGAGAATATCAATTTATACCTTAGCACACCTCGAAGTGCGACTCGACTTGGGTTACTTATTTTAAATCAAGGCGTTTGGAATAATCAAATAATTTTGAAAGACAAAACATATTTTGAAAACATGACAACAAGCTCTCAAACTCTAAATCCATCTTATGGCTATTTGTGGTGGCTCAATGGGAAAGACAAAGTGATATTACCAACAATGTCAAGCTCAATTCAACAGAGCCTTGTGCCTTCTGCACCAGAAGATATGATTTCAGCCCTTGGTAAAAACGGTCAAATTATTGATGTTGTGCCAAGCAAAAAACTCGTTATTGTTAGGATGGGCAAAAAACCAGATGATGGTATGTTGTCTTTAAATTTTCATGAAAAATTTTG